The Anopheles moucheti chromosome 3, idAnoMoucSN_F20_07, whole genome shotgun sequence genome contains the following window.
GTTCGGGTGGTAGCGGTGGTAGATCCGGTACGTACCCTAAGCATTCTCGGCTGTATAGATAGAGCAAGTTACTCATTTAGTAAGGTTAAATTCATTTTTAGGTGGTTCACGCGGTCCAGCACTACAATACAACGGTCCAGATTTGGAGGACGTGAGGGAAAGTGTACGGCAAGGCGTCACAAAGGTTGCCGGTCGTCTCAGTTCGCTGGCGAGCGATGTGATGAACTCCATTCAGGATAAATATGGCTACTGAAGCGTGTATCAAACGGTACCGCGATTGCGTCTTAAAGCACGCGCGCACGGATCACAATCAACACTATTTTACAAAGCTAACAAACGCCGCAAAGGACCAGCCGCTGGTTATATTTTGATTAGACGGTAAAGTGAAAGGGCCAATTGTGCGcttctgtttctgtttgtttaaagTAAGTTTAGTTAATGTGTATGTACTATAAAATGTCGCTTATTGAAATACAAAACTGCAACTCTGTCCATCGTTCCGCCAGCATTCATGAGGGCAGGgcaagaagcgaaaaaaggcTTCTGCATTAAAATCGGTTGTTTTTCGTTCTAGTTTTAGGTGCAATTAGCAGCATCATAGTGTAGGAAAGAATATTCGGAAGCTAGAGGTTTTGTAATACAAGTATGTTTTACTTTTCGTTTTGATGCTTCAAATTACCCACGTACATGAAGTTTGTGCCTTGTTTTTCTTGCTTGtttacaatattttatcatacaaaaacattaaCGAAGATGGCTAAATGATCTTCACACGACGGCGCCTTATAGAAAATGCGCACTCATTTTAGGCACTAGGCGATAAGAATTAGCAACATATAGGCACACAAGGGCTCCACGTATTTGCGCCTGCCAGCGAAAAAAGACGCAActtagcagcaaaaaaaaaacattattcatcCTGTACTGCTTCAAATTTCGGAATTATACTGCAGAGAAAGACAGTTCGTTCGATATAGCTCCACGGATATAGAGAAAATGTAGTGATGAGAAGCCTTCCTCTTTATAATACCCTCCCTCCATAACATTGTACCACTTTAATTCCACCATATTCTTCCCACCCAACTCAGTAACTGCATTTGAGCCACTGTAAAGGGAACAAAACACGCGTACGGTATCCTCATTTCCAGTGATCCGTTTGTGATCAGTTGCGAagcgtgcatccgatacgtatCCATTTGCCATTTGGACGTTGGCTCAGTTGTTACACGAACGTTAGGAATGTTAGGCAAGGCAAGTGTTAACGTTGTTTGtacatttgtaaaattttagCATCAAACGGTAGGCTGCGGCAGGCGGTTGGGTTCGTGCATTATGTGTAACTTAAAGGAGCACTCGACAGAACGATGCGGTCCACAAGGCGATATAAAAACGATACGTTCGTATGTTGATTACAATAAACGCTCTACTCTGTGCATACTTGTAAACAGGTTATGGAATAGAACAGCAAACTCGTATATTTCACTATCTTAACTGGTAATCGGAAGTCCAGAGTGAATTTATGAATCAATTCTGACTCCAAAGCGGCAAGAACTTATTCAACCCCCAAAAAATTAGCGACATCTGATTCAACTCGCTAGTCGACTCTGTCATATTTCagattttgttttagttcAATCCGGTTTTTCGGCTTCGGAGCCGGAGTGGATTCAAGAATTCACTAAATACTAATCGTACCCAGGCGACATAACGTCTTGGATCTGATCATCAAGGACTTCCACACACGGTATTGCCAGCAGAGACATAGAACGGTGGTGGGCCATTTCCGAATGCGATATTACCTCCTGAAGCTGTTGGTGGAATTCGTGGTCGTGGGGCGGCATCCTGAGAAGCACTGAACTGCACTGTTCTCTTGACTTACGATGCGCTTACGACTGCTCCGTGTGTTTTAGCGACCCGACGATTGATCACTTAAAGAGGTTCCCCTTAGGGCCATAACCAGCGACCGAGGCACTGATGGTGTTGATGCGACGGGAGAGCTTAACTTCGGCCGGAAGAATTCGGATGAGAACGCGATGAACGCCCAAAGCGCAGATTTCACGGACACGACATAACTGGATGGAGTTAAGGTAACCGTTAAACCGGACATAAATATAGAAAATTATCGGAATACGTATGAAAGCAGGATATAGGAATGCAAAATCCTATAGTCCTGAAGATGTTCGTTCGGACTCCTATAACACCCTATTACATTTCTTCAGGACTCCAGTAAAAGGGTTCTATTACAGTCCTACAGATATTCTTTGGGCTTACAATCAGGATAGTCCGATATGAGCCTGATAACAATGCGCTAACAGTGTCCTAGTACCCTCTTATCGCTTTCTTATCGGACTTATATCGGGCTCTTATCGAGCTACTGTCGGGCTCTTATCAGGCTCCTGTCGCGTTTATATCAGGCTCGGGTCTTATCAGGCTCCTGTCGAGTTTGTATCAGGTTCGGGTCTTATCAATCTACTTTTGGGTCCTTATTGGACTTTTAGCGAATTGTTATCGGGCTCGTATCGAGTTTCTAGTGTACGGTTATCGGAATTTTTCAATCTAATAGGTCAGCCCGATTTTATGCCTCTTTAGGACTGCAACCGTTATATGGTACTGTAGGAGTCTGGTAGAACTTCTATAGGACTGTCATTTGGTATTTATATATGCTTTTCTCGTAGAGTACCATCGTTTGTAAATTAGTTTTCAGCATCCACTTTGAAGCCATTGTTTCCTTTAAATGTTGTGTCTAATTCGTAGGCTTACAACCGACATCCTTTGAGTTGATCCGGAGTTGCTGtcaattaacatttttatagTCAGCGAAACGGTAAAAGATAATCGGAAATTCCATTTCTTCTAAAAATAGTGTCGAACATTGGTTCGAAAATTTATAACTTATGCGAACATATACCTGAATTCATTATCAAATCATTTTGGAAATAGATATTTGGTAAAAGTTGTCAAAACGAGTTTATCATTTGAATATCCATACCCCCAATCGTTAATGCTTGGTAATTGACCAGTTCAATGGTGCAAACAAATTGTACTCATAATTTTGCGAACTAATTCGCCCGGCCAGTACCAGCACTGGTACCACAAAGCTCAATTAATTCGTGCCTTATGGCCACGGTGCGTACCTACGTTCGATAATGCTAAGGCCAACCTTAATGCGTTCCCTCTCGTCACGTATGTTCCATTATGTCCATTCGAGGATTTTCCATTCCGTCATAGAATCTCGTTTTGGTTCACAATCGAAACGATGAAATGCGAAAACCGGTACAGATAGATTTGGAAGATTCTAGATGGAATCGGGATTGATATTAGAGTGTGATAAAGATAACAGATAAGTCGCTTCGCTGCGGCAGGTTTAAATTTGTCTAACATGCCCGATCGTTCCGTTTGTATCGGTTAGTCGAGGATGGAGTGCGTTTGGAGCCGGAAGACTTGGGCAGTGGCTTTCCTGTGGACTGCTACGTTAGTTTTGGCGGACATTAGACCATTGTTTCTACAACGGCAACCTTTCCCTCCATATCTTAAGCGTCTAAAGTGAGTCTGTCAAGAGTGGTGCAAGTTATTAAACTAGTTTTGCCGGGTATCTTCCTATCGTTCAGAAGTTGCTAACTTTTCCGCTAGTAATCATCATGTGCGAAATGACAAATGAAAGCAATTATAGTCTGCAGTTTAGCTTCATGTTCTGGTTTGGAAAGTGCCACGTTTTATATTCTGTACGTTCTGCAAGTAGCGCATGCTAGTCTAAAGCATCAAAGGTATTGGACCGTAACTTATAGTGCGGACTGACTGATTTGCAGCTTCATATTAAACTTTCATTCATAGGCTATTAAGTCAGCAAGAAGAATTCAATAGTcaataaattgtacaaaacTTTAACTGTTCTGAAGTGATCACACCGGTAAACTCTAAGAAATCAACTCGTGCATTTGCAAGTGTAATTATCCGTCAATGCAGTTATTACAACAAGGACGACGATAAAAAATGAATGTCGTTTTACATCCAATATCGAAACAATAGATTATGCCCTTCGTAAAACCTGAATTACAAACGCGGACACGATACTTCAGGAGTGATCAAATTAAACGACGCAAGAAGaccttttttgaaaaatgcattcaaccacgtgtgtgtgcgcttccGTTAAATAACCCATTCGTCGTGACGTTGCGCTCatcgagagagtgagagagtgagagagaaaatatCGCGCGCGAACTTTGTATTGATTGGTTGCTAAGAAACGTGAATCAAAGATACCGTGCCATCGCCACGTGTTTGTTTCTGCATGAATGGCAGCCGATTATTTCGCCAGCATGGCGGCTGGTCAGTTCATTGGAGCTGCTTAATGAATAAACTAAAACcgaatggttttattttatggatCAAAATGCACGATTGCTGGTTGATTTATCATTGCCCATCGGAAAATCATACAACAGACTACAAATACCGCCATTATCCGCCGCACAAGTTACACACTGGAAGGTTCTAGTGGTATTTGCCTACCAGTACGCATAACGCGTTAGTACTTCTATGcctgtgctgttttttttttgcgctgatTAAGCATTTACCAAGTATCACCTCGTTTTGGGATTTCCACCGGTTAGCAGCATTGTTATGTGTTAGCAAGTCTTCATGCATCTGGAGGATCTCTAGTGATGCAGTTGCACTTTGGATTGCTCAGAATGAGGACGCTCTATACGATCTACTTCCTGTTGGCCGCATCGTTCTTCGCGGGCATTGTGATAGCGGGTGTTTCACAGATCACCAAAGATCGCCGAGAAACATCAGTGGTTCCCGAGGTGGCTGTTCGAAGCAAAAGACACCTGCTGCCTATTCTTGGGTAGGGGTTTTATTATACTTGAGGTGTTGTGTGACCAAAGAGCAGCAGTGGTCTAAGTGAAGTAATGCgtgcgtgtttgttttgtttgtagtcAGTGAGatatacagggttttacactttacttcagactggcagcacacattttttgacacgccgcactcgatttcttgtcgcgagcgcacatttttgattgcaagcaccggatttttgatcgggagcatttaatttcaacagccagacgcttgaaagcttttcggccgcatgtttataaccccccttgtgaaagattggtttgagtttgtagcatttgtttatatgcaatattgtttgtttttttagttacttgataagttttggtgcaaaatatgtttaaaaaattgtgaaaaggtttaaaaaacatgtattggataacgtatttgaagaattatgccCGAATCGCTCTAATTCTATGTatgcaacagatttatttaaatgtgcagcAGTGGATCCTTGGAAATAAACCTATGTCCATAGgattggttcaaaattgtgCTAACCGACAGAATGGCGGCAGATTTTTAATCTTCTCTTGAGCTATTCACGGACATCGGTGTAATCATTTTGCGTAAACCTCATATATTCCCACgaaatactgctgctgctaacaatAGTGTTGTGTGTCATTAGACAGGTACGTAATTGTTCGTCCGAAATTCTCTAGCTCACCCACGATCTTGTTTACAGGTATCACACAGGTATCACAACGTGTTACACATTAGGAACACATTTAGAGCTacgcaaacaaattaattggaAGCACACAGTGAAcctaaagaaaattaatacgaTTTCAAGCTATGCATTTCTTAATATTTAATGGTGTTATAcgttcaataaattttattaaatcctCGATTGATGTTTAGCATTTCTGCAATATCTTTGCCGGATGCACCATTTTCGTACGCTGTAACAACACGGTTTCGATCTTCGTCAGATGTAGTTTTGTTACGGCGTCGAAGTACAGCCTCCGATGTATCCAAGTTTGCTGTAGGATTATCATGAACAGAATTATCTCCTTGTTGTATTGCAAGGATAAAATACACAGTACCTCTTTGAAATGCGTAGCTCTAAATGTGTTCCTAATGTGTAACACGTTGTGATACCTGTAAACAAGATCGTGGGTGAGCTAGAGAATTTCGGACGAACAATTACGTACCTGTCTAATGACACACAACACTattgttagcagcagcagtatttcGTGGGAATATATGAGGTTTACGCAAAATGATTACACCGATGTCCGTGAATAGCTCAAGAGAAGATTAGAAATCTGCCGCCATTCTGTCGGTTAGcacaattttgaaccaatcCTATGGACATAGGTTTATTTCCAAGGATCCACTgctgcacatttaaataaatctgttgcatACATAGAATTAGAGCAATTCGggcataattcttcaaatacgttatccaatacatgttttttaaaccttttcacaattttttaaacatattttgcaccaaaacttatcaagtaactaaaaaatcaaacaatattgcatataaacaaatgctacaaactcaaaccaatctttcacaaggggggttataaacatgcggccgaaaagctttcaagcgtctggctgttgaaattaaatgctcccgatcaaaaatccggtgcttgcaatcaaaaatgtgcgctcgcgacaagaaatcgagtgcggcgtgtcaaaaaatgtgtgctgccagtctgaagtaaagtgtaaaaccctgtaagaTTGAAACTGGTTTACATTTGTGATTTCGTTgaatgttcgatttttttcgAAGAATTCGGTTCATCGTTCAATTAACAAACTGTTCaaattaaaactgttttaaattaaaatattctacGTAGTCAAAGCAAAATCacgaaatattcaaatattacGCTAAACGTTAAAAAAACtcaatttcttttaaaaattatgtCAAAACTTTAAATTACACAAGGGACTGTAACAATAAATTGTTGTTcgaagaagcaaaaaccaacacaaTAACCTCCTTGAAGGGTATTCTGTTGCAGTGTGGCACTGTTTCCAATGCTAACGCCAATGTCAATGGTCAAGGTTTTGAGTAACGATGAAGTAATGCTAGCAAAGCCATGTACTGTGGCAACAGTTCAGTGGAAATGTAAGATGACATTACAAATGACAAATCGACTCGTTCTCAATCTTGATTGCAGCGATCTCTACGGAGTTTCCGGTGCTAATGCTGCCTCAAACGCTCTAAGTCAAAACATTGGGTAAGTTCTGggaatggaaaaacaaacgcagCCTTTAGATTCCAATCTAATCGATATTGTGGCTGTCCAGGGGGTTTGGCTTTTCCAGCTCGAATGCGAATGCTAACGCCTTCAACCAGCAGTACGGTTGGAATGGTTTCGGATCGTCGTCCGCCAATGCGCAGGCCCAATCGTTCCAGAGCAGTGGACCGCTCGGTTCGTTCGGTGCGTCCGCTACCCACGCGTCCAGCATGGATATCAGTGCCGGGCCGGGTGGGCCAGCCGGTTCATCGGGTTTCTCCGGCAGTCAGACGTACAACTTTCCGGGAATGGATCCGATTTCGATAGCGTATTCCACCGGATTTTCCCACACCGACGGACAGCTGTCTTCCGCGAATGGGTTTAGCATTTCACAGGGCTGATAGGAATGCTCCGATGCACCATCCCGACAAACAATCCTGTCCTACGTACTTTAGTGATTAATTAGCTGTTAAGTTGGTGTTTAATCGAGCAgcaatttgtttgtatttcccACTGCTACAAACTGTTCCTCATCATCGAATGAAGCTTCCTACTACCAACAGCTTCCGAGCTAACAAAGCATAATGGATTGCGCATAGATGTTGCAAGTGAACATGGACTATGTATGATTagcgcaaataaaaaaaggcattGCCTTATCGCTCTAATACTGCTGTTGATTTTTAGcctgttgtttatttgttgcatAGCTGTGTAACTAATACAATCAACCGCGGAAATGGTGCTTAAAGTTTTTGCCTTTAGCTTTGGAAGGCATTCCGAATTCTACCACGGAATAGCACttctttcaatttgttttcagTTCTCGTAAGTTTTCCCAATATTGTTGTGGTTGGAAAAATTCTTCATCTTCACCATTCGGAGGTctaaacccccccccccccactctaCTTTAAGCAGTTCTGCCCATGCTAGCGTCCATTCGTCACTAATGCATTTACACGCGAATCTGTAGTGTTTGTGCTGCATCTAGCGCGGGTTCGGCTGCCCATATGGTTGTTCGAACGGTTAACCCCACTGCTGCTTTCTCCCACGGTCCCACCAGCCAGTGTGTTCCCACCCAGACAGATGCGAATCGAATATGCGACGCAATCCCTCCAGCCAAGATCAGCCAAGGGTCAGACACGCTACGCTACTTGATCATGCATTCCACGCAACGAGGTTGAGCTGGAGGTTGTTTAGTCACCGTAACTACACCGCTTTACAGTTAGCGATCGGTAATTAGTGCTGTTGGACGTTTAGCGTTTTCGCTCGCAAAGCTACCAACAGATTAAAGATGTCGACAGTGAAGCGCTCGAACAGATGCTGGTGGACGGTGAGTTGTGTGGTGTTGCTGCTCGTCGGATACGTTCTGTCCAAACCGATTGAAGAGGGTGGAAACGAAAAGGATCAACCGCTCGGTGGAGTCCCCGATGGTGGTAGCGTACACGAGGAAGTCGTTGTCGCAGCATCCCTGTACGTTCGTAAGAAGCCAGCCACCTCGTTACGTCGTCAGGAGCGTGAAATACGGTCAGTTGAGCGATTGTACGATCATCAAaacttccgttttttttttaattttatgtaattcATTACGTAGCAATAAGTAATTTTGCATCCATTCTCTTCTTTTCGGGACCCTTTTGCGCGGTTGACAGCCACGATCACGTAACGCATCCGAGTGCGGCACACACGAACGGGCTGGACACGCCTGGGAAAGGTAAACCGCATTTGGGCAAACACCAGGACAAAGTGCTGCCGAACTGGAAGAACAACGTCGCCGCACCGAAAGTGGAACACCAGcaaaaacagtaaacaaaagCGCAAGGGAATGGTTCACCCAACAATCCAGTTTGAGAATCAATCATTCCGATCAAGTTCGACCGAAAAAGCGATCATTCATAGATTGTTGCAAAAACGGGTTCCACATAAAACTCGACCGAACGGTTGTAGGCGAACATTTGTGTCTGGTTCCCAGGATTTAATCTTGCGCGTTGTTTCATGTGACGTACGTACGGATCAGAGGGTATCGGATTAGTGACCATCGGCTTACCTTTCATGTCGTACCGCCAGAGagaatttaaataatgaaactgaaaaaaaTGCTGCAGTTGCTCAATGTTCGACGTGAGGAAAATGTGTACTGTTTGTTGATTACACACGGCTGTACAGAAGTAGAGACTATAAGTAGTATAAGATTTTCTTTTGCCATAGGtgctaaaaatatataaattgaAAACTAGTTATTATGAATCTTTTGCTTCTTGAAGACTTCAACCATAAAATGTGAAGTGTTTTGTCTAATGGTTGCTTGAGAATCttggaaggaaaggaaacaaaaatcgtCCTACCAAGATTCTCagtgtttttattattcggAAACTTCCACAAACTgttccttttttaattttatttttccattttaattgattcTCCTCATCTCATCTTTGCACCATAAAGGCATTACGATTTTATGCGCCTCGTTTCTCAACCGAATGTAAATGATCAATTAAAAAACGAATTgaaattccattctaaacAGTAAATTCTTTACACTCTCCAACAGTTGTaattttctcaaatttaatGTTGTTTGCTTCAAACTTTAgcagagaaaacaataaacccgtgtttaaattaaataattcagGCGAAAGCCGTTTCGCTTCCTTTGCATCACTTATCTCGGGACCGAACTTCAAAACCAGTTCTGCCACCGTTGGTGGTTTAGCTTTGGTGCGTGTTTAAATTGTTCGCTACTTCAGTATTGGCTGATCAGTGTGTGGGATTTCCCCCCCGAACGGTGGTACGATCTTTGTTGTACGGGAACTGCAGTTTTGTATTGAAATGCTGTTCGTTCGCAACGCTGCTCGATTCCGCATGTTTCAGACTGCTCGACCCGATAACGATCAGATGCTGTGATGGAAATAGCAACAACACATTCCGACTAGCGATTGGAACCTCCCTCCTTGTATGTTGAATGTTCTTCATGTTTTCTAGTGTTTACTAATAACAAGTAGGCGATAATCTGGCCCATGTGCGTATGTGTCACCGAAGGCGTTGTTCGAGTATTGCTGAATGGCAGTGTTGGAAGCTCCCATCACGGTAGGTCGGTCGATTTTTGAGGTTTAGCACGTTCTGTTCCTAGTTTATTGATTGAAGAAGGGCTTGTTCGGAACCTCCTTTGAAGATCAGGTCTCTGAACTATCGGCAGCTCTTCAAAAAATATCTCACTCGGCTCAACAAATCCCACCACCTAAGCGAGGGGAAAACCCGATTTAAAAGCCGCCACACCACTGCTTGATCTTTCCTTCCTCCACAATAGCCGTATTTCACGCGATCACCTTCCCGCATTATCAGTTGATCCCCTCCTTACGATCTCCGGcgcaa
Protein-coding sequences here:
- the LOC128304522 gene encoding uncharacterized protein LOC128304522, with the translated sequence MSTVKRSNRCWWTVSCVVLLLVGYVLSKPIEEGGNEKDQPLGGVPDGGSVHEEVVVAASLYVRKKPATSLRRQEREIRHDHVTHPSAAHTNGLDTPGKGKPHLGKHQDKVLPNWKNNVAAPKVEHQQKQ
- the LOC128302880 gene encoding uncharacterized protein LOC128302880, whose amino-acid sequence is MRTLYTIYFLLAASFFAGIVIAGVSQITKDRRETSVVPEVAVRSKRHLLPILGDLYGVSGANAASNALSQNIGGFGFSSSNANANAFNQQYGWNGFGSSSANAQAQSFQSSGPLGSFGASATHASSMDISAGPGGPAGSSGFSGSQTYNFPGMDPISIAYSTGFSHTDGQLSSANGFSISQG